One Bacillota bacterium DNA segment encodes these proteins:
- the pylB gene encoding methylornithine synthase PylB, producing the protein MPRFLTDILDRSLREEPLPREDIRFLVSLEGPDLQDVFASARTLRERYFGRGVFLYGFVYFSTWCRNRCAFCLYRTGNDRHTPYRKSPGEVLEVSRNLAESGVHLIDLTMGEDALYHEQGFEPLVGLVRSVRHEVGLPVMISPGVVPRDVLSSLAGAGADWYACYQETHNRDLFARLRVGQDYSQRMNTKTWARDLGLLTEEGVLTGVGETQDDLATTIEAMRDVRCQQVRVMGFVNQAGTPMERFSWPNRELAMIAALRLSFPSRLIPASLDVDGLAGLELRLQAGANVITSLIPPHSGLAGVSQHSLDIDEGNRSVKGVLPVLERLGLEASTAEEYEAWVARERRLAMAGEGVRA; encoded by the coding sequence ATGCCCCGTTTCCTCACGGACATACTGGACAGATCCCTCAGGGAAGAGCCCCTGCCTCGGGAGGATATCCGTTTCCTGGTGAGCCTGGAGGGCCCAGACCTCCAGGATGTGTTTGCCTCGGCACGCACCCTCAGGGAGCGCTACTTCGGCCGGGGCGTGTTCCTCTATGGCTTTGTCTACTTCTCCACCTGGTGCCGGAACAGGTGTGCCTTCTGCCTGTACCGCACTGGCAATGACCGGCACACCCCATACAGGAAGAGTCCTGGCGAGGTCTTGGAGGTCTCCCGGAACCTGGCCGAATCGGGGGTTCACCTGATAGACTTGACCATGGGTGAGGACGCGCTCTACCACGAGCAGGGCTTCGAGCCCCTGGTGGGCCTGGTCCGCTCTGTCAGGCATGAGGTTGGGCTCCCAGTCATGATATCCCCGGGGGTGGTTCCCAGGGATGTGCTCTCCTCCCTGGCAGGCGCAGGCGCGGACTGGTACGCATGCTACCAGGAGACCCACAACAGGGACCTCTTCGCCCGCTTGCGGGTCGGACAGGACTATTCACAGAGGATGAATACGAAGACCTGGGCCCGAGACCTTGGGCTCCTCACGGAAGAGGGGGTGCTTACAGGCGTTGGCGAGACCCAGGACGACCTGGCCACTACCATCGAGGCTATGAGGGACGTCCGGTGCCAGCAGGTGCGGGTCATGGGGTTCGTCAACCAGGCTGGCACACCCATGGAACGTTTCTCCTGGCCCAACCGGGAACTGGCCATGATAGCCGCATTGAGGCTCTCCTTCCCGTCCAGGCTGATCCCGGCATCCCTGGATGTAGACGGCCTGGCTGGCCTGGAGCTGCGGCTCCAGGCAGGCGCCAACGTCATCACATCCCTGATACCGCCCCATTCCGGGCTTGCCGGCGTGTCCCAGCATTCGCTGGACATTGATGAGGGCAACAGGAGCGTCAAGGGAGTCCTCCCGGTTCTCGAAAGGCTTGGCCTCGAGGCATCCACTGCGGAGGAATATGAGGCCTGGGTGGCCAGGGAGAGGCGTCTTGCCATGGCAGGGGAAGGGGTCAGGGCATGA
- the pylC gene encoding 3-methylornithine--L-lysine ligase PylC codes for MRLLVAGGRLQGTEAAYLAREAGWEVLVADVDSEAPAAGLCDEFLLVDITDEWALKRALRGVDLVVPALEDLEVLPVLERVSHGEGVPIAYDPRAYRISSCKIKSDRLFAEQGVPAPRPGARTFPVIAKPSGSSGSDGVRRFGDEGEFQRFKVNMGKGLSGWVIQEYLEGPSYSLEVVGTGLHFRTLQVTQLEMDPLYDCKRVLAPADLETPLVEALRADTVRLARAMGLVGVMDIEVILNSGRLQALEIDARLPSQTPTAVYKSSDQNLLEWLKEVFVDGRLPEAGIRVKRAVIYEHVWAHDGVLEVTGEHIMGTGGHLSHRRGFFGACEALTNFRGPWLPWVATLINTGSTMEEAWAARDSAVRGIMAHCGLGVLLDEGPHEEGGT; via the coding sequence ATGAGGCTTTTAGTGGCGGGGGGCAGGCTCCAGGGCACCGAGGCTGCCTACCTGGCACGGGAGGCCGGGTGGGAGGTGCTGGTGGCAGATGTGGACAGCGAAGCCCCGGCTGCTGGTCTGTGTGATGAATTCCTGCTGGTAGACATTACCGATGAATGGGCGCTGAAGAGGGCGTTGCGTGGCGTTGACCTGGTAGTTCCCGCCCTGGAAGACCTGGAGGTCCTGCCTGTTCTGGAGAGGGTGTCTCACGGTGAGGGCGTTCCCATCGCTTATGACCCCAGGGCCTACCGGATCTCCAGCTGCAAGATCAAGTCAGACAGGCTCTTTGCCGAGCAGGGGGTCCCCGCCCCCCGTCCTGGCGCTAGAACGTTTCCGGTCATCGCCAAGCCGTCGGGCTCCAGCGGCAGTGACGGTGTGAGGCGGTTTGGCGATGAGGGCGAATTCCAGCGTTTCAAGGTGAACATGGGGAAGGGGTTATCCGGGTGGGTCATCCAGGAGTACCTCGAGGGACCCTCCTACTCCTTGGAAGTGGTAGGTACAGGCCTTCATTTCCGCACCCTCCAAGTCACCCAGCTGGAGATGGACCCGCTCTACGACTGCAAGCGGGTCCTGGCCCCTGCGGACCTGGAGACGCCCCTGGTGGAGGCCCTCAGGGCAGACACCGTGAGACTGGCCAGGGCAATGGGGCTGGTGGGGGTCATGGACATAGAGGTGATACTCAACTCCGGGCGCCTGCAGGCCCTGGAGATCGACGCCAGGCTTCCCAGCCAGACACCCACGGCGGTGTACAAGTCCAGCGATCAGAACCTCTTGGAATGGCTGAAGGAGGTGTTTGTCGACGGGAGGCTTCCTGAAGCCGGTATCAGGGTCAAGAGGGCTGTCATTTACGAGCACGTCTGGGCTCATGACGGGGTCCTGGAGGTGACAGGGGAGCACATCATGGGTACTGGGGGGCACCTCAGCCACCGCCGGGGGTTCTTCGGGGCTTGTGAGGCCCTGACCAACTTCCGGGGACCATGGTTGCCGTGGGTGGCTACGCTCATCAACACCGGCTCAACCATGGAAGAGGCCTGGGCCGCCCGGGACTCGGCGGTGAGGGGCATCATGGCCCATTGCGGCCT